Proteins encoded by one window of Haliaeetus albicilla chromosome 21, bHalAlb1.1, whole genome shotgun sequence:
- the OTULINL gene encoding inactive ubiquitin thioesterase OTULINL isoform X2, whose product MKQKGRHEVQSWTTATKQSLCLLWQKVKVQLMLSMSFLIAVFWYCRRLYSFLAQLLKRWSNYLQRKLTRNLSVLTEVDLLGYSAREWKGETKQAKHMREAYEELFWSCHVKYVRQVRRDNYCVLRAVLFQIFSQGIPFPSWMKERDILKLPEKLLYSQGCNWIQQYSFGPERYTGPNAFGKLRKCMETLKTNWAEISATKDQEERGNMCNALFSDESKEHKLYEAIKFIMLYEVVEAYEQIKNREEPIHNLFSLLLARDSSSDPLSFMMNHLNSIGDSICLDQVELFLLGYLLEVKIKVYRLHRFNTEEFQVNYPDEYRREWNEISLLTEDDRYYHIPLFRT is encoded by the exons GAAGGCATGAGGTGCAGTCCTGGACAACAGCCACCAAGCAATCCTTGTGTCTCCTGTGGCAAAAAGTGAAAGTGCAGCTAATGCTAAGCATGTCTTTCCTCATTGCTGTTTTTTGGTATTGCAGAAGGCTATACAGCTTTTTAGCACAGCTACTGAAACG GTGGAGCAACTACCTTCAAAGAAAACTCACAA GGAATCTCAGTGTGCTGACAGAAGTTGATCTACTTGGTTACAGTGCGAGAGAATGGAAAGGAGAGACAAAGCAGGCCAAACACATGAGGGAG GCGTATGAAGAATTGTTTTGGAGCTGTCATGTCAAATACGTGCGACAAGTCAGGAGGGACAACTATTGTGTACTAAGAGCGGTGCTTTTTCAGATATTCAGCCAAGGCATTCCTTTTCCATCATGGATGAAGGAGAGAGATATATTGAAG ctccctgaaAAGCTTTTGTATTCTCAAGGTTGCAACTGGATTCAGCAATACAGTTTTGGGCCAGAAAGATACACAGGTCCCAATGCCTTTGGTAAATTGCGCAAATGTATGGAAACATTAAAGACAAAC TGGGCTGAAATAAGTGCTACTAAAGatcaagaagaaagaggaaacatGTGTAATGCACTCTTTTCTGATGAGAGCAAGGAGCACAAACTATATGAGGCTATAAAATTCATCATGCTCTATGAAGTTGTCGAAGCCTATGAGCAGATAAAGAACAGGGAGGAACCCATACACAACCTTTTTAGCCTTCTCCTTGCTCGTGATTCTTCGTCTGACCCTTTGAGTTTCATGATGAATCATCTGAACTCCATAGGTGACTCTATTTGCCTAGACCAG GTTGAACTGTTTCTTCTTGGATACTTACTTGAAGTAAAGATAAAAGTTTACAGACTGCATAGGTTTAATACTGAGGAATTTCAAGTAAACTATCCAGATGAATACCGAAGGGAATGGAATGAGATTTCTCTCCTGACCGAGGATGACCGCTACTATCACATCCCCCTTTTCAGAACGTGA
- the OTULINL gene encoding inactive ubiquitin thioesterase OTULINL isoform X1: MQRRHDRKESKNRDQSTEQEKRSRINHSKRSVGRHEVQSWTTATKQSLCLLWQKVKVQLMLSMSFLIAVFWYCRRLYSFLAQLLKRWSNYLQRKLTRNLSVLTEVDLLGYSAREWKGETKQAKHMREAYEELFWSCHVKYVRQVRRDNYCVLRAVLFQIFSQGIPFPSWMKERDILKLPEKLLYSQGCNWIQQYSFGPERYTGPNAFGKLRKCMETLKTNWAEISATKDQEERGNMCNALFSDESKEHKLYEAIKFIMLYEVVEAYEQIKNREEPIHNLFSLLLARDSSSDPLSFMMNHLNSIGDSICLDQVELFLLGYLLEVKIKVYRLHRFNTEEFQVNYPDEYRREWNEISLLTEDDRYYHIPLFRT, from the exons GAAGGCATGAGGTGCAGTCCTGGACAACAGCCACCAAGCAATCCTTGTGTCTCCTGTGGCAAAAAGTGAAAGTGCAGCTAATGCTAAGCATGTCTTTCCTCATTGCTGTTTTTTGGTATTGCAGAAGGCTATACAGCTTTTTAGCACAGCTACTGAAACG GTGGAGCAACTACCTTCAAAGAAAACTCACAA GGAATCTCAGTGTGCTGACAGAAGTTGATCTACTTGGTTACAGTGCGAGAGAATGGAAAGGAGAGACAAAGCAGGCCAAACACATGAGGGAG GCGTATGAAGAATTGTTTTGGAGCTGTCATGTCAAATACGTGCGACAAGTCAGGAGGGACAACTATTGTGTACTAAGAGCGGTGCTTTTTCAGATATTCAGCCAAGGCATTCCTTTTCCATCATGGATGAAGGAGAGAGATATATTGAAG ctccctgaaAAGCTTTTGTATTCTCAAGGTTGCAACTGGATTCAGCAATACAGTTTTGGGCCAGAAAGATACACAGGTCCCAATGCCTTTGGTAAATTGCGCAAATGTATGGAAACATTAAAGACAAAC TGGGCTGAAATAAGTGCTACTAAAGatcaagaagaaagaggaaacatGTGTAATGCACTCTTTTCTGATGAGAGCAAGGAGCACAAACTATATGAGGCTATAAAATTCATCATGCTCTATGAAGTTGTCGAAGCCTATGAGCAGATAAAGAACAGGGAGGAACCCATACACAACCTTTTTAGCCTTCTCCTTGCTCGTGATTCTTCGTCTGACCCTTTGAGTTTCATGATGAATCATCTGAACTCCATAGGTGACTCTATTTGCCTAGACCAG GTTGAACTGTTTCTTCTTGGATACTTACTTGAAGTAAAGATAAAAGTTTACAGACTGCATAGGTTTAATACTGAGGAATTTCAAGTAAACTATCCAGATGAATACCGAAGGGAATGGAATGAGATTTCTCTCCTGACCGAGGATGACCGCTACTATCACATCCCCCTTTTCAGAACGTGA
- the OTULINL gene encoding inactive ubiquitin thioesterase OTULINL isoform X3 has protein sequence MLSMSFLIAVFWYCRRLYSFLAQLLKRWSNYLQRKLTRNLSVLTEVDLLGYSAREWKGETKQAKHMREAYEELFWSCHVKYVRQVRRDNYCVLRAVLFQIFSQGIPFPSWMKERDILKLPEKLLYSQGCNWIQQYSFGPERYTGPNAFGKLRKCMETLKTNWAEISATKDQEERGNMCNALFSDESKEHKLYEAIKFIMLYEVVEAYEQIKNREEPIHNLFSLLLARDSSSDPLSFMMNHLNSIGDSICLDQVELFLLGYLLEVKIKVYRLHRFNTEEFQVNYPDEYRREWNEISLLTEDDRYYHIPLFRT, from the exons ATGCTAAGCATGTCTTTCCTCATTGCTGTTTTTTGGTATTGCAGAAGGCTATACAGCTTTTTAGCACAGCTACTGAAACG GTGGAGCAACTACCTTCAAAGAAAACTCACAA GGAATCTCAGTGTGCTGACAGAAGTTGATCTACTTGGTTACAGTGCGAGAGAATGGAAAGGAGAGACAAAGCAGGCCAAACACATGAGGGAG GCGTATGAAGAATTGTTTTGGAGCTGTCATGTCAAATACGTGCGACAAGTCAGGAGGGACAACTATTGTGTACTAAGAGCGGTGCTTTTTCAGATATTCAGCCAAGGCATTCCTTTTCCATCATGGATGAAGGAGAGAGATATATTGAAG ctccctgaaAAGCTTTTGTATTCTCAAGGTTGCAACTGGATTCAGCAATACAGTTTTGGGCCAGAAAGATACACAGGTCCCAATGCCTTTGGTAAATTGCGCAAATGTATGGAAACATTAAAGACAAAC TGGGCTGAAATAAGTGCTACTAAAGatcaagaagaaagaggaaacatGTGTAATGCACTCTTTTCTGATGAGAGCAAGGAGCACAAACTATATGAGGCTATAAAATTCATCATGCTCTATGAAGTTGTCGAAGCCTATGAGCAGATAAAGAACAGGGAGGAACCCATACACAACCTTTTTAGCCTTCTCCTTGCTCGTGATTCTTCGTCTGACCCTTTGAGTTTCATGATGAATCATCTGAACTCCATAGGTGACTCTATTTGCCTAGACCAG GTTGAACTGTTTCTTCTTGGATACTTACTTGAAGTAAAGATAAAAGTTTACAGACTGCATAGGTTTAATACTGAGGAATTTCAAGTAAACTATCCAGATGAATACCGAAGGGAATGGAATGAGATTTCTCTCCTGACCGAGGATGACCGCTACTATCACATCCCCCTTTTCAGAACGTGA